The window ttcgcaaaaaaaaaaactgcACAACTAATACTTAGGAGGGCAAAAAAGAACGATGTGTGTGTTTTATGCGTGGCGAAATACTGAAGTAGTGAACTATGTGCGCTCAATTTGTACATCCGAGGTGAGCCCCTGCATCAAACGTCGGGAGAATCGGCGACAGCATCAAAGGGCCTTCAAGATATACCGACCGTCTTCCCCAGCAGCCACATGACGAGCGAGAACTCGATCATGAAGAGCGCGTGCAGCCATGTCCGGTCGACCACGAAGCCGTACACCGTGATGCCCGCCCGGTTGTTCTCCAGGTAGTTCACTGAAAAAGAAAACACCGGCCGCCATTAGCAACCAACAAGAAGCTAAGCTGGTGTTGATGCAAGCCCACAATCGATTCTATTCCTGTGTGTGCAATTGCGCTTACCCAGTGCCTGCCTCTtctggaagcacatgttgttgacCTGGAAGGGCACGAGCTTGGAGTCGTCGATGGAGCCCTCGCTCATGTTgtcgtcgtcatcgtcgtcgtccCCGTAGCCGTCGGACTCCTCGCCGGGGGCCACCCGGTAGGCGTTGGCCGGCGCCAGGTAGCCGGTGGCGGCGGGCAGGGCggggtcggggtcctccaggtcgttgTCGAAGGCGTGGATGGTGGCGTCCGCGTGCCACGCCGCCGCCACGCTCGTGATGGCCTGTGTCTTGTGCGTGATCTTGGCCGCGCTGTGGAGGCAGACCAGCAGCCCCGCCACGAGGCTCACTGAGCAGAGCTGCATGCAGACAACAATGGAGATCTTGGTCAGTGCACGGCTGACATCGTGGCCAATGCAGGGATTTGCAGTTAGGTTAACAAATGACACTCCACAGATATATCCAACAAACGAGACTAAATTAGAAATATGCTAATCCAATGAGACTCTAATTAGACAGATTCTATTTCAGTATTgttaaagcacatctagatgtgccataAGGATTGCGCTTCTAAGTCATATGTCATTAATTTTACGCGAAGATTCATGTGAGTCACTTAAATGCGCAGTAACTAGTGTacatctagatgtgccctagACGCACTCATTTTAATTATTCCCATTTTCGATTCAATGTCTATATGTATCACTGAAAAACGTTTCCACCCGGCTTTATATATAAAACAACATAGCCGAACTGATACATGATGATGAGGGAATCCTTTTACAAAGCAGATCAAAAGAAAGCGAGAAAAACAGGAGAATTCACACCCTACCACAAGGAATCCTAGACTACTAACAAGGAGGAAGACTAGCCACCAAGGAAAATCGCTGAGTCTCAATCCGCCGCCCATACCAAGTTGACGCCGAAGAGGGCCCCCTGCCCTCCCGCTCCAGATCGTGGAGCCCGATCTTGCCTGCAGAGAACAAAGGTCGGGAGTGGCACGAATGAGGACACGTGTAGAGGATAAGGAAGCAAGTGCGACCACCGATGACGGCACGGTGCGTTGGAGGCAACCTGGGCTCCACGACGACATCCTCAAGAGGTAGACGATGCGTCACGTCGCTGCCATCGAGACCGAGGGAACGGTCAAGGGTTTTCCCCGGGAACCCTGGCTTGGCAAGAGGGGCCTCAGCGGGACCCCCAAGAGGGAAGTGACACCCACGGGCCTCATTGCCGCTGGCGCCGGAGCACAAGACTTTCGCGCAGTATCTCTCACCCATGCCACACCGAGGAACTCCAAGCACCTGCCCACCTTGAGGGAGGACACGCCGCCACCAAGTAATGCCTCCAAAGCACGATCTGGGAATCGCCACTGCCGCGGCACCACCGACACCAGGTTCACCCCACGCAACATCCTCCGCCGCCCACACGACCAAAAGACGCCACCGCCAAGATGCCTGCTGAAGAGCCAATCTGACGGACCACCACCCGAGGTCGCCGCCTCGGCGTCCAGGTTCCCCACCTCACTCCCGTAAACTACTCCAAACCCCTAGCACTGCACACACCGGCAGCGAGACAGAAAGCCCCCTCCATTCTAGTCCCACGACACACCATGGCCGCCGGTGCCACAACCACTTGCGGCGGCACCCAACGAACTCAAATTGGTCAGCCGAAACCAGATCTGACCGGGAGCAACCCTCCACATCTGCCTCCACCGCGCCCCGACGAGCACGGGTTTCCACCCCGGCGGTACCCCAACCACTAGACgatggaggaggaggcggccgcagGCCCCCGGGGCCATGGCCACGACCTCCAAGGCAGATACTCCCCCCGCATGGGTAGGGAACCAAGACGGTGCACCATCGAGCCCCACGGGCCGGTCTGGACACAGCCGGCGCCGCCGGCCACCGAAAGGCCTGGTCTGGAGCCCGACCAGCAGGGCCACGCAAGAGCTCGAGGAGAGAGAGAGTGGGGGACGATAGGAGAAAAGGAACCGCACCGCCATCCTACAGTCGCTGCAGAGTCACCGCCCGACAATGCCGCCGGCGCGCCCGCATGTTGCCCCGCCACTACGCCCCACACCACAGCAAGGCACCCTCGCCAAGTCACCGCGCCCGCGCCGTTGCAGACCGAGCGAGTAGGAGAAGGAGCCCTGCGCCTTCGATGTCGGTCGGGCTTCGCCTGACGGCGCACCGTGGCAGCGGCGAGGGGGAGAAAACGGAAGGGGCTGGCGACGCCTAGGGTTTCACCCGGTCTCTCACGGGAGAGACACGGACGAAACAACTCCAAATACTCTTTGTTTATCTTGCCTGTATGTATCCAATTTAGCTGGATGTAAATCGCTTGAAAGTAATATTTGGTTCAGTCGATTTCATATTAATGAATTAGCAGCCgccggagggaaggaaggaggagccAGCGGTTCATCGGAGAAGCCCTCTAGGTCTATCTTAGGGTGGCAGATGACCCTGATATCTATCTTAAATAGGGTTGTAGGCGACCCCggtatctatcttaggggtgtgcgTGTTGAGGGAGGTGGGGGGAGGGGTGCAGGTTCGCCGGAAAATTTTGTTCATTGTTGGGGTTAGAGGGGGCAATTTTAACATGGTCCTTCTTGCCTCCTCTTTTCACAGAAGAGATAAGAGTATATAATAGGCCTAAGCCGTTGATTTCATTTAGTGGATTGAGTAACTCTTACCTTCTTATCTCGTACGTGAAAGGAGCAACGCTACACTTATGGGGTGCATCATACATAATTAACGTAAAGGCCTAGCTGGGATTTTTTGATTGGATAAAAATCAGGGCGAGTGGTCCACCGAGTGAAATTAGGTGGGAGTGGAGAATTTAGTGGGGAGTTTCGTAACAATTTCGTGAGTCCTAGCATTTTTTCATGTGAAAATAGGAGGTAAGAGGGGCCATGTTAAAATTGCTCGAGAGGGATGATAGGTGGCAGCATGACGGTGGGCGACAGTAGAGGGGAGGGCGGGGAAGCGAGGCTGGCACAGGAACACCGTCGGCCGCGGACGGTGGGGGCCTATGGTTAGGCCAGTGGTCCTTGAGGcggttggggaagaagaagaatagGAACAGTACGTGACACTGGAAGGTTGAAGATGAACATCCACCGTTCGTTTTACATCTAAAGGCTTGTTAAAATTAGGAATAAGGAAGCCAAATAGCTAAAAAAAGATagttttgatttactagaatcaTCTGCATATTGTGTCACCGAACTCCTAGCGAATTCCATTTGTATCCCATCCATATGTACCGGCCAGCCTATTTATATTTTCACGGATACTCGTTGTGATACTGCTTGCTTcttactccctccatttcaaatTATTATGTTTCACGGGAGtaatttggaacagagggagtacatgctcCACGGAATCTTGTGTGTGCCATGATACGGTAGCTACAACCACGAGTTTCTTCATTTCGAACACCAAAACCACATAATTGTTATCCGAGTAGCTGGAGACACGATAATTTAATTTTTTATTTTATCTTACTCGATTTGAAAATTTCTCTACTGAAATTGCAGAATTACGTGACGAAATTTCATCATGGATCTTTAAAAATACTACTAGTAGATACTCTGTCTACAATGCAATATACGTATATAGTATTAGTACTCACCGCGAGCTCGCCGGCGGTGGCGATATTGATCCGCGCATGTGGCCTGGTGGTGGCGAGCAGGGCGGAGAACTGGCTGGCGGTGACGAGCACGAGGCAGAAGATGATGAACCGGCGGTACCGGTGGCTGATCCGGCGGAGCTGGTCCCTGATCCGTCGGTGGTGCTCCAGCACGACGGCGACGTCGGCGAACCTGCCGAACTCGCGCGCGAAGCCGACCATGCGGAGCACCTGCAGGTAGCAGATGACCCGGAAGAGCACGCAGATCATGAAGAAGACGGCGGTGCGGTAGACCCATGAGGCGGCCTCGAGCGCGCATGCGGCGGCGTTCCACCAGGGCGAGCGGAAGGGCGCGGCGGCCCAGTACCAGTAGAccttgtaggcggcgtcggcgagGGAGCATGGCGCGAGGAAGCAGGCGAGGACGCGGAAGGAGCGGTTGAGCTGCGCGGTGTACCCGGCGCGCACCTCGTCCGAGTCGTGCCGGAGGCGGTCGATGCAGAGCAGGCGGCGGAGGCCGACCCGGAGCAGCGAGCAGAGGGAGAGGAAGGCGAGCATGGCGGCCAGGGTGAGCGAGACCTGCACCTGCCCGTCCAGCGGCCGCGGCGGGGCCGAGGCCGGGAGGGCCAGGGTGACCGCGgccggcgcggcgacggcgaggaggaagaagaccgCCCAGGAGCCCGCGGAGCGCGGCCCGTCGGTGTGGTCGATGCACATCCAGCGGAGGCAGGCCCGGAAGCTGCGCAGCTCGTCCCCCGCGTGCGACGCGCTCCGGGTGTACTGCGCCGcccccgacgacgacttcttccgcggcagcagcagcggccccaccgccgccgctgccgccgaccTGTTGTCCGCCATGGCGCCCGCCGTTCTCGGATCGCGCGCGGGCGGTTTGCCGAGCGGGAAGAGTCGACGGGGGCCCAGTCGCGGGCACAGAGAGAAGTGCGGGAGCGGGAGTGCTCCGAGTTCGCTAATCTAATCTCTGGGATTTGTTTCTCTCCGGGCCAGTAGGAGGAGTGGATGCTTATAGAAGAGGAGGATAAAAATAATGGTGGCGCCGCGCGCGGCGATGGGTTGCGTGCTGCGGCGGACGGGATCACGGGCATGACGGGGGAGGATCATGTGCCGCGCCTTTGATTTACATAGACAAATGGGAAAGAACACAGGTGTCACGCCGGGATGGTGAGATGGCCTTGATCGGTCGATCCTATTTCTGTGTGGCGAGTCTGAGTTGGTTCTGTGGAAGGGAAAAGCATGTGCGTGGCCACCTGCTGACAGCCAGCCACAAACCACAGGTGGAGTGATCAATCCATATTTAGTGATTTGGCCTCAATCATCGGTCAGCTCGGGTAGGCGTGCAAGTGTCATTTTGTGTTGCGTCGCTGGCAGAGGCCGACCGGCCGGGCAAATACGAGGTGTCCACCGTGGGAGGAGTCATAGTGAGGAGTCCTGGATATACTCACGGAAAAGAACAAGAGATGGAGAGGGGGGCGGGACCGTGGCCGTGAGAGGAGTGGTTGGCTGTTTGGCATCCCGGACCATGGGCCACATGTCGTCGTCGTCGGGCTTGTGAATTGTGATTGTGAGGACCCTCGACCTGAGGAGGAGAGAATGAGATTTGTAAGAGAACAGTAATCACTGATCTCGATTGATAATGATGTGTACATATTTATATCTTTTGAAAGGATGCATCGCACATGCGCGATGGTTACAAACGACACGAATGAAATGTTGCATCGGCTAGGataagagagagagggagagagaacgGACGCATCCCCTCGGTACGAAACCACACATTCATGTCGGTTAAGGAAAAGCTGAGATTTcctttaattaaactaattaattataTCCTAACACTCTCTAATCCCTGCTTCAATTATTCTTgtaaacatcatcatcatcatcatcatcatcatcatcatcatcatcatcaccagtCTTCTCCAAAAACTATGTAGGAAAAATATGAGGAGATACGTGCAAAATGCCATCAAAAACTTCTTTCAAAAACACGGTGGGAAAATAAGGAGAAACTGACATATCACAATGCAATGTTTGTATTACTATTGCCTCATTAAAAGCTTTTCGTAAGAAACCATTTAGGAAAAACTTATAAAGGAAAAGAGTGCAATATAAAAGATCCGAGGATCACAAACAGATTATCATTCAGGAATACACTCTCCCTGAACTTTGCAAGTCCCGAAGTCGTTTCAGACCAATTCCATTGATGTACTTCTCAAATAAAGAACTTGGTAATGACTTTGTAAACAAGTCACAAGATTATCACATGACTTCGTTTGCAAAATATTTACCTCCCCGGCTGTAACTCATGGGGATAAAATAACTTAGGAGAAATATGCTTGTAATATTACTCTTTATATAACTTGTTTGCATCCGTGTAATACATGCAACATTATCTTCATAGATAACAGTGGGTGATTCCAATGATCCAATCCCACTTGAACTTTCAATAAAGTTTATCATTCTGCGATGCCAATGCACATTCACGTGATGCTTCAAACAAAGCAATAATTTCAAAATGATTTGTGAACGTAGCCACTAGAGTTTGTTTTACCGACTTCCAAGAAAAAGTTGTACCTCCACTCAAGAAGACAAAATCAGTCTGTGATCTGGCATTATGGGGATCCGACAGGTATCCAGCATCACAATATCCCACCATGGTCTTATCTTGATCTTTCTAATAGAACAAACCAAGATCTTTGGTGCCTTGAAGATATCTGAAAATGATCTTCACACCAACACAATGCCTCTTTGCTGGTGATGCACTGAATCTAGCCAATAAATTTACTGCAAATGATATATCAGGCCTGGTACAGTTTGCTAGATACATTAGCACTCCAATAGCACTGAGGTAAGGAAAATCATGTCCTAATACCTCTTCATCATCACCCATAGGTCTAAATGGGTCTTTATCTGTATCAAGATATCTAACAACCATTGGTGTTTTCGATGGATATGCTTTACCCATATTAAATTTCTCAAGAATCTTTTGGATATAAGCAGACCGAGGAACAAGTATTCCCGAAGGAAGATGTTCAAGTTGTAAGCCCAAACAAAATTTAGTCTTACCTAGATCTTTCATCTCAAGCTCTTGTCTTAATATGATTACTTGCCTCATGTATTTCTTGTGTAGTCCCAATGATATTCAGATCATCCACATACACAGAAATAATACAAAATCCATCTTTTGATTTCTTGATAAACACACATGGGCAATCATTATTATTACTTGAGTAACCCTTCTGAAGAAGGAATAAACTCAGTCGGTTATACCACATTCTTCCCGATTGCTTCAAGCCATACAATGACTTCTAAAGCTTTAAGCAATACATGTTGCGATTAGCCTTTGGATTCGGAAGCTTCATTCCGTCGGGAACTTTCATATAAATATTTGAATCCAGTGACCCATATAAATATGCAGTCACAACATCCATGAGTTGGATAGACAAATTCATTTCACTGCCAGTGATATTAAATATCGAAATGTTGTCCTACTCATAACAGGAGAAATGTTTCATCATAACAGATGTCGGGTCTCTGCGTGAACCCCTGTGCTACAAGCCTCGCCTTGTATCTCACCACCTCATTGTTCTCGTTCCTCTTATGAATGAAAACCCATTTTGCTCCCACAGGGAACACATGCTGAGGAGTGGGTATTACAACAGTAAATACCCCTCTTTTTATGagcgagtgatacgtctccaacgtatctataatttttgattgttccatgctgttatattatcattgttggatgttttacaatcattttatatcattttttggtactaacctactgacatagtgccaagtgccagttgctgttttctgcttgttttttacatcacgggaaatcaataccaaacggaatccaaacgcagcgaaactttttttggattttttctagaccagaagaCACCAGATGGGCCAGGAAAGTAACCGAGGGgtgctctgaggggagcacaacccaccagggcgcgcctgggggcccaggcgcgcccaggtgggttgtgcccacctcggtggcctcccgcaccgcctctttgctctataaatacccaaatattccagaaaccctaggggagtcgacgaaaatcaattccagccgccgcaagttccagaaccaccagatccaatctagacaccatcacggaggggttcatcatcctcattggtgcctctccgatgatgcatgagtagttcattgtagacctacgggtccgtagttagtagctagatggcttcccctctctctctctcttttgattctcaatacaatggtctcttggagatctatttgatgtaactctttttgcggtgtgtttgttgggatccgatgaactttgagtttatgatcagatctatgtttttatccatcaaagttatttgagtcttctttgatctcttatatgcatgattacttatagcctcgtatttcttcttcgaatctttggtttagttaggccaactagattgatttttcttgccatgggaagaggtgctttgtgatgggttcgatcttacggtgcttgatcccagtgacaaaaggggaaccgacacgtatgtatcgttgctattaaggataacaagatagggtctatttctacataaatagatcttgtctacatcatgtcatcgttcttattgcatgaccccgtttctccatgaacttaatacactagatgcatgctagatagcggtcgatgtgtggagtaatagtagtagatgcaggcaagagtcggtctactaatcttagacatgatgcctatataatgatcattgcctggatatcgtcatgattatttgaagttctatcaatttcccaatagtaatttgtttacccaccatatgctatttttctcgagagaagccactagtgaaatctacgacccccgggtctcttctttattatatttgccttcgcgatctatttttatttgcttttattttcagatctatgtttccaaaaccccaaaaataccttgctacactttATATTATTTTGCGTTTATTTGAGACCTATTTATCTaatctatcatatttttatctcgtctacttgccaatttctggcgccgttacccgaaagggattgataacccctttaatacatcgggttgcgagtatttgttatttgtgtgcaggtgccattcacgtagtgttgcgtggttttcctactggttcgataaccttggtgtcatcagtgagggaaatacctaccgtagctgtgctgcatcatccctttctctttggggaaataccgacgtagttcaagtcGCATCAGCGAGCACAATTTATCCTCAATTGCTACCTTCCATTTGGACCAGTCCGAGTGCTTCATACACTCTGCCATGGACTTAGGTGCGCAATCCAAATCAAGGCCTTCTGCAATTCTAGAGGAGAAATAAATGTCAACAACTATAGTCTTTGTATTGTATGATTCTCCTGAATCAATATAGTTAATGAATATCTCATCCATACCTTTTGATCCTTCATGATTTCCCTCAACAATTGGATGAAGGTCTTTCGATGTCCCAACACCAAAATTTGTGTGCACACTCGTGTTGGGTTCTGGATGTCTAACGTCCTTCAGGTGTCCTTCAACCCTAGGTTGAATATCAACATCTTGTTGACTTGCATTTATTATTTGAGGACTCCTCATTCCCCTTGGACGCTTCTGCAAAGCCTTGTCCTTTGTGTACAGATTCCTCCCCTTCTTAGGTGGCTGAGTAGATCTATGGGTCACATCTACTCTGTCTGGCACATTCATAGCGGGAACATTTGATTTCCTGACACCTttataattagtaaatgcatctGGCAGATTATTTGCAATATTTTGTAAATTTATAATCTTCTAAACCTCCAGTTCAGACTCATCCGTATGTGGATCTAAGGACTGGATGCCTTTCACATCCCGATCTATTATCGACATCCTTTGTGGTTATTCTCTCCCCCTAATGTCGGGAAATTGTCGCAATGAGCGTACCAGGCTGTAAACAAGTCCCCTGTCAAGGATTCCAGGTACTTAATGATTGGCGAAGAATTGTACCCCACATAGATCCCCATTCGTCTATGAGGGCCCATTGATGTACGCTGCGGTGGTGAGATTGGTACATATACGGCGCATCCGAATTGTCGCATATGGGAAATACTTGGCTGGTTTCCACGTACTAACTACAACGGGGAGACTGTATGATATGCAGTTGGCCGAATTTGTATCAACTCTGCAGCATGTAAAACTGCATGACCCCAACATGAAGCTGGAAGATTACTATTCTGTAGGAGCGGTCTTGCTATCAACTTGATCCTCTTGATAAGTTATTCCGCAAGACCATTCTGGGTATGTACATAAGGTACCGAGTGCTACACAGAAATGCCAAGCTAGGCAGTAATCATTAAGTGCTCATGAACTAAATTCAGTGGCAGTATCCATTCTAATGGTTTTTATCCTATGCTCAGGATGATTTGCTCTCAATTTAATGATCTAAGCTATTAGCTTTGCAAAAGCATGGTTCCTTGTTGACAGTAGACATATATTTGACTATGTTATTGATGCATCAATTAGGACCATGAAATATTTGAATGGTCCAGATAATGGTTGTATTGGACCACAAATATCTCCTTGAATGCGTTCAAGGAAATCAAGTGGCTCATCCTTTAATTTTGCATAAGATGGCCCTGTGATCAATTTCTCAGTTGCACATGTTGTGCATACAAAATCCGATGATTTTAGGAACTTTCTATCCGTTATGTTGTGCCCAACAGAACCACCAATAATTTTCTCATCATCCTAATGCCAGGATGACCCAGGCGACCATGCCAAATCTTGAATTTATCAAGATTCTGAAAAACTATCTAATACGCCATATGCGTATCTGGTTTAATGTATGTATAATACAACCCAGAAGATAGAGAAGGCAAATTCTCAAGGATTCCTTTTGAAATACCTTTTGCTAAGTAATGAGTAGGAATCTAACCCCACTCTCTTCATTAGTTTCCACATGGAAACCATTTTTGTGGATATCCTTAAAACTCAGCAAGGTACGAGTAGAATCTGGATACAGTAGAGCATCCTAGATTACCAATTTAGTACCCATAGGGAGTGTAAATGTAGCTTGACCAGAACCAACAGTTACCGTGTCTCAACCAAAAATTGTCATTACACTTCCATTACTCTTCTTGAGTGTCTGGAAATACTTCATCTCCCTAAGTATCGTGTTAGTAGATCCACTATCCACTAAACACATTTCCTCCTCCATTGTATTATTTCTTGAAGTTCTATAGAGTAAACGAACAAAATTCAGTATATAATCAAACtcatatcactacaaaaaaaagacacatccgtgacattttgggccgaacgaatttttttttctgtcatacttatgacacttctatgacgataattgtgacaaaacccggtatcatcatagatgtggtggggtcctacttctatgacaaaaaatcatgacagaaaatgggctttttgtcctgggcgggccggagacgcagctgcatgacattctttgggccgtccatgacggaaaaaaccgtggtagaagcgagggcgaggaaaatatcggggtgttcctggttacggtgggtggtcggggccgagcgatgcacgtttctctcgtacacgcacgcgcgtgggtgcgaggcgttgggctctaactgaacccgagcgaggcgttgggctctaactgaacccgagcgattgcactgcaggctacgcgttactgaacccgagcgatcgatcgatggctgttaactgaacccgatcgagcgattccttcgctactgctgctaactgaagccgatcgatgctgcctctggatgaacagtgagtgttgctggggggtttggatgaacagttcccagtgggggtggatgaacaggaccccgtggtgttgcctctggatgaacaggaccccgatcgatcgagccggttggggctagatgaacaagaccccgtggagggcaggatgaacaggaccaccccgtggagggctggatgaacagtagacggtggagggctggatgaacagtagcccgaggaggggtggttgaacaggagcccgtggagagggctggttgaatagtagccggtggagtagcgcgcggtggaggctggatgaacaggagcccgtggatgaatagtcgcaggtggaggctggaggaggtcgacagtggagatgaacagtatcccgtggagtcccgttttgcggtacaccacacccctcccgatgaacaggacccccgtttcgaccgtagcgctccaacacaaatccgtttcctctgttttgcggtacgccacacccctcccgatcaacaggacccccgttttgaccgtaggaggtccgttccCTTCGT is drawn from Aegilops tauschii subsp. strangulata cultivar AL8/78 chromosome 1, Aet v6.0, whole genome shotgun sequence and contains these coding sequences:
- the LOC109743845 gene encoding uncharacterized protein, whose protein sequence is MADNRSAAAAAVGPLLLPRKKSSSGAAQYTRSASHAGDELRSFRACLRWMCIDHTDGPRSAGSWAVFFLLAVAAPAAVTLALPASAPPRPLDGQVQVSLTLAAMLAFLSLCSLLRVGLRRLLCIDRLRHDSDEVRAGYTAQLNRSFRVLACFLAPCSLADAAYKVYWYWAAAPFRSPWWNAAACALEAASWVYRTAVFFMICVLFRVICYLQVLRMVGFAREFGRFADVAVVLEHHRRIRDQLRRISHRYRRFIIFCLVLVTASQFSALLATTRPHARINIATAGELALCSVSLVAGLLVCLHSAAKITHKTQAITSVAAAWHADATIHAFDNDLEDPDPALPAATGYLAPANAYRVAPGEESDGYGDDDDDDDNMSEGSIDDSKLVPFQVNNMCFQKRQALVNYLENNRAGITVYGFVVDRTWLHALFMIEFSLVMWLLGKTVGIS